The proteins below come from a single Saccharopolyspora sp. SCSIO 74807 genomic window:
- a CDS encoding methionyl-tRNA formyltransferase — MSDTKRAALFSFGAEQFAALHECCEQHGYAPVAYVHTAAKRPGRARTGKAAGELLGSIPGDVDFLVPGSAAGLTGALRGYQVDLAVVYGFNWPLPADLLRSLPDGALNVHPSSLPRYRGPAPVHWALRNGDPSIGVTVHRMTEQLDAGPILAQRSGIPLDEEMTQELLWERIEPVVRELLGTALGRVAAGDQGEPQDESAATRAGYLEPGFSVVDWSNRATDIHNQVRTNRFMRRSPTARLNGKQVRILRTRTTPGDGVRVECADGPLWITDYACAE, encoded by the coding sequence ATGTCGGACACGAAGCGTGCCGCGCTGTTCTCGTTCGGTGCCGAACAGTTCGCCGCGCTGCACGAATGCTGCGAACAGCACGGCTACGCCCCCGTCGCCTACGTGCACACCGCGGCGAAGCGGCCCGGGCGGGCGCGGACCGGGAAGGCCGCCGGTGAGCTGCTCGGCTCGATACCCGGCGACGTCGACTTCCTGGTTCCCGGCAGTGCCGCGGGATTGACCGGCGCGCTGCGCGGCTACCAGGTGGATCTCGCGGTGGTCTACGGGTTCAACTGGCCGCTTCCAGCAGACCTGTTGCGGAGCCTGCCGGACGGCGCGCTCAACGTGCATCCCTCGTCGTTGCCGCGATACCGCGGTCCCGCGCCGGTGCACTGGGCGCTGCGCAACGGCGATCCGTCGATCGGCGTGACCGTGCACCGCATGACGGAGCAGCTCGACGCCGGGCCGATTCTGGCTCAACGCAGCGGAATTCCCCTCGACGAGGAGATGACGCAGGAACTGCTGTGGGAACGGATCGAACCGGTCGTCCGGGAGCTGCTCGGCACCGCGTTGGGCCGGGTCGCGGCAGGCGATCAGGGCGAACCGCAGGACGAGTCGGCGGCCACTCGGGCCGGATACCTGGAGCCCGGTTTCTCCGTCGTCGACTGGTCGAACCGCGCCACGGACATCCACAACCAGGTGCGCACCAACCGGTTCATGCGAAGGAGCCCGACCGCGCGGCTGAACGGGAAGCAGGTGCGGATCCTGCGCACCCGCACGACTCCGGGCGACGGTGTCCGGGTCGAGTGCGCGGACGGTCCATTGTGGATAACGGATTACGCTTGCGCGGAGTGA